A single window of Methanobrevibacter ruminantium DNA harbors:
- a CDS encoding transglutaminase domain-containing protein: MAIFCLFFIAISGVSASDALDMSNNPDNSNILSDSIDSESEESIGNSYTDQLSNEATSSLGASASDASNDASSTLTEGEEDNSHEAIFEDSNSSSSTVKTATSITVSKTKIYSGTPIVITLKDKNGKVLSGKKVQISVPSKKRVFTMTTNSKGQVKINYYKIGTFKTIVQFKGDKSFSAFKITKYIKVLKSGTSLKVKNTTVPRSTPLIVTLVNKKSGKAISGKKIKFRIPIFGNKIYRIATNSKGQAKLFVTTKKSFSVIISYAGNDNLYKSSTKAYVKPIKCKTALSYSSTSLEYGEDFVVNLKKSNGDPVKNKKLIVKVTNKNVTYTLKTNSNGKAIVPVKYLGTLKMKISFSGNDMFVKSSTSANLTVEKGSTKIKGSDDSVGKGFNYYITLKNSAGNALSNKKVTITLNGKTFTKTTNSKGQVSLVMNYKLGTYPIEVSYAGNKYYDSSKLSTNVKVVEPSISISKIITAAKDLKVRVEYINILNKQYSVNIDGRKYTMDEFAYLMAGAITNINSGSKANVKIKDLSNNYNSSGSKISGKLYKAEYLKLAKNVTSFVNDNKRIPNYKLTNLGKMEANLYIYAFTAALNYYGNNNRLPYYVTVKTSYVRGGYSISISQNGKILNYRQIFDSDEFAKYLKTGGKSALNDAIKKKAKELTAGLSSPKAKANAIFEFVRDDIKYSFYTNSLKGAKGTLSSKSGNCCDKANLIVAMCRSVGIYARYSHAKNCKFASGLNTGHVWAQVYDPISQTWYTADATSRRNELGNIKNWNTKSYSIPKNYALIPF; encoded by the coding sequence TTGGCAATATTCTGCTTATTCTTCATTGCAATAAGTGGAGTATCTGCAAGTGATGCCTTAGATATGTCGAATAATCCAGATAACTCTAATATTCTTAGTGATTCTATCGATTCTGAATCTGAAGAGTCAATTGGAAATTCTTATACTGATCAATTATCTAATGAAGCTACTTCCAGTTTAGGTGCAAGTGCTTCTGACGCTTCCAATGATGCTAGTTCCACTTTAACTGAGGGGGAAGAGGACAATAGTCATGAGGCTATATTTGAAGATTCAAATTCCTCATCTTCAACTGTAAAGACTGCAACCAGCATAACTGTGTCTAAGACTAAAATTTACTCTGGAACTCCTATAGTTATTACATTAAAAGATAAGAATGGTAAAGTATTAAGTGGTAAAAAAGTTCAAATTAGCGTACCTAGTAAAAAAAGAGTTTTTACTATGACCACCAACTCAAAAGGACAGGTAAAGATTAATTATTACAAGATTGGAACTTTTAAAACTATTGTCCAATTTAAAGGAGACAAATCCTTTAGCGCTTTTAAAATCACAAAATACATTAAGGTTTTAAAAAGTGGGACCAGTTTAAAAGTTAAGAATACCACTGTTCCGAGATCAACTCCGTTGATTGTCACTTTAGTGAACAAGAAAAGCGGAAAGGCTATAAGTGGTAAAAAGATTAAGTTCAGAATTCCTATATTTGGTAATAAGATTTATAGGATAGCTACCAATTCCAAAGGTCAAGCTAAACTTTTTGTAACCACTAAAAAGAGTTTTTCTGTTATCATTAGTTATGCAGGTAATGATAATTTATATAAATCCTCAACAAAAGCATATGTAAAACCTATTAAGTGTAAAACAGCATTATCCTATTCATCCACTTCTTTGGAGTATGGTGAAGATTTTGTTGTAAACCTTAAAAAATCCAATGGGGATCCTGTAAAGAACAAGAAACTCATTGTTAAGGTAACTAATAAGAATGTAACATACACCTTGAAAACTAATTCAAATGGAAAGGCAATTGTTCCTGTAAAGTATCTCGGTACTTTAAAAATGAAAATCAGTTTCTCAGGAAATGATATGTTCGTTAAATCTTCTACAAGTGCTAATCTGACTGTTGAAAAGGGATCTACTAAAATAAAAGGTTCTGATGATTCTGTTGGAAAAGGATTTAATTATTATATCACTTTAAAGAACTCTGCTGGAAATGCATTGTCAAATAAGAAAGTGACCATTACCCTTAACGGCAAGACCTTTACCAAAACTACCAATTCAAAAGGGCAAGTTAGTTTGGTAATGAACTACAAATTAGGAACTTATCCTATTGAAGTGAGCTATGCTGGAAACAAATATTATGATTCATCCAAGCTTTCTACAAATGTTAAAGTGGTTGAACCATCTATCAGCATATCAAAAATCATTACTGCAGCTAAGGATTTAAAGGTCCGTGTAGAATACATCAATATTCTAAATAAGCAATACAGTGTAAATATCGATGGCAGAAAGTATACTATGGATGAATTTGCATATCTTATGGCTGGTGCTATAACCAACATAAATAGCGGTTCAAAAGCAAATGTTAAAATTAAGGATTTATCAAATAATTACAATTCCTCTGGAAGCAAGATTAGTGGTAAATTATATAAAGCTGAATACCTTAAGTTAGCAAAGAATGTTACAAGCTTTGTTAATGATAATAAACGTATTCCTAATTACAAGCTAACTAATTTAGGTAAAATGGAAGCAAACCTTTACATTTATGCGTTTACTGCTGCTTTAAATTATTATGGTAATAATAATAGATTGCCTTATTATGTAACAGTCAAAACCAGTTATGTTAGAGGAGGATATTCTATTTCCATTAGTCAAAATGGTAAAATTTTGAACTATAGGCAGATATTTGATTCAGATGAATTTGCAAAATACTTGAAAACAGGAGGTAAATCTGCACTAAATGATGCTATTAAAAAGAAAGCTAAAGAATTAACCGCAGGGTTATCCAGTCCTAAGGCTAAAGCAAACGCTATCTTTGAATTTGTAAGGGATGATATTAAATATAGTTTCTATACAAATTCCTTAAAAGGAGCAAAAGGTACTTTAAGTTCCAAAAGCGGTAACTGTTGTGATAAAGCTAACTTGATTGTAGCAATGTGCAGATCTGTAGGTATTTATGCAAGATATTCCCATGCAAAGAACTGTAAATTCGCTAGCGGATTAAATACTGGTCACGTATGGGCTCAAGTTTACGATCCAATATCACAAACTTGGTATACTGCTGATGCAACAAGCCGCAGAAATGAATTAGGCAACATTAAGAATTGGAATACCAAGTCTTACAGCATACCTAAGAACTATGCGCTTATACCATTCTAG
- a CDS encoding phosphopantetheine adenylyltransferase — translation MAKYKRVAVGGTFDKFHYGHRSLIAKAFEIGENVEIGVTSNVFACNKEGDVDSCDVRMANLNDFLGTKYKNFHISRLDDPYGPTIHDENYDAIVVSEETEPNAVKINEIRVSKGMKPLDIVVVSFVLADDGIPISSTRIRQGKINQKGELI, via the coding sequence ATGGCAAAGTATAAACGAGTAGCTGTTGGGGGAACATTTGACAAATTTCATTATGGCCATAGAAGCTTGATTGCCAAGGCTTTTGAAATTGGTGAAAATGTTGAAATAGGAGTGACTTCCAATGTTTTTGCATGCAATAAGGAGGGGGATGTTGACTCCTGTGATGTTCGTATGGCTAATTTAAATGATTTTTTAGGTACAAAGTATAAGAATTTCCATATTTCTCGTTTGGATGATCCTTATGGGCCAACAATTCATGATGAAAATTATGATGCTATTGTTGTAAGTGAGGAAACTGAACCTAATGCTGTAAAAATCAATGAGATTCGAGTCAGTAAAGGCATGAAACCTCTTGATATTGTTGTTGTAAGCTTTGTCTTGGCCGATGATGGAATACCTATTTCTTCCACTCGTATACGTCAAGGAAAAATCAATCAAAAAGGGGAATTAATTTAA
- the fwdF gene encoding tungsten-dependent formylmethanofuran dehydrogenase subunit FwdF, producing MIFIQRDGSETRKLSYDNNVCLACGICADSCPTSSLALGDVLGIARGQVEGNKLAIDEETCVICGLCASACPFGALDFEIDGSSSKDLAAYPTWTHESAIDDESCEFCGRCTVACPQDAILFKRELPDRNDLLKGEISINDGECIYCSACAELCPADAITVVNTPDACSIEVDEDKCVYCGVCKRVCPQEAIKNVCVTCMHSEEIEKPAITGAIFIGSDCINCGWCKEICPVDAAEVTKPFEGEITTTGEDCVGCGSCVDLCACNAIVLEDNVAKFNDEYCVLCGACTKVCPQERIVVKRTDMKLTNVSSASWKATLERLLD from the coding sequence ATGATTTTTATTCAAAGAGATGGAAGCGAAACAAGAAAATTATCTTATGATAATAATGTATGTTTAGCATGTGGAATATGTGCTGACTCTTGTCCGACCAGCTCCTTAGCTTTAGGGGATGTTTTAGGTATTGCAAGAGGTCAGGTAGAAGGAAACAAGCTTGCAATAGATGAAGAAACTTGTGTTATTTGTGGTTTATGTGCATCTGCTTGCCCATTTGGAGCATTGGACTTTGAAATTGATGGTTCAAGTTCTAAAGACTTGGCTGCTTATCCAACATGGACTCATGAATCTGCAATTGATGATGAATCATGTGAATTCTGTGGAAGATGTACTGTAGCATGTCCTCAAGATGCAATATTGTTCAAAAGGGAATTGCCGGATAGAAATGACTTGTTAAAAGGTGAAATTTCAATAAACGATGGGGAATGTATCTATTGTAGTGCTTGTGCTGAATTATGTCCTGCAGATGCAATCACTGTTGTAAATACTCCTGATGCTTGTTCCATTGAAGTGGATGAGGATAAGTGTGTCTACTGTGGAGTATGTAAGAGAGTATGTCCTCAAGAAGCAATCAAAAACGTATGTGTTACCTGTATGCATAGTGAAGAAATTGAAAAGCCTGCAATCACTGGTGCCATATTCATTGGATCCGATTGTATCAACTGTGGATGGTGTAAGGAAATCTGTCCTGTAGATGCAGCAGAAGTCACTAAACCATTTGAAGGTGAAATAACCACTACAGGAGAAGACTGTGTAGGTTGTGGATCCTGTGTAGACCTTTGTGCATGTAATGCAATTGTTCTTGAAGACAATGTTGCTAAATTCAATGATGAATACTGTGTTTTATGTGGTGCATGTACTAAAGTATGTCCTCAAGAAAGAATTGTTGTAAAAAGAACTGACATGAAATTAACCAATGTTTCCTCAGCTTCTTGGAAAGCAACTTTAGAAAGATTACTTGATTAG
- a CDS encoding class III signal peptide-containing protein, giving the protein MKALEHLKLDNRGQTSVEVILLLGSILMISIICGTYIYKINLEINDLFNQTLSKGRLFLFNKLN; this is encoded by the coding sequence ATGAAAGCGCTAGAACATCTTAAATTGGACAACAGAGGCCAAACAAGCGTTGAAGTAATTTTATTATTAGGTTCGATTTTAATGATTTCAATCATTTGCGGAACTTACATCTATAAAATCAACTTGGAAATCAATGATCTATTCAATCAAACGCTTTCTAAAGGAAGACTTTTTTTATTTAATAAGTTAAATTAA
- a CDS encoding class III signal peptide-containing protein, which translates to MKAISKDNSGQGAAEYILLFGGVIVIALAGLLIYRSYFSNNASGLNATQDISSIRNNVSMY; encoded by the coding sequence ATCAAAGCTATTTCCAAGGACAATTCAGGCCAAGGAGCTGCAGAATATATCCTATTATTTGGAGGAGTAATTGTAATAGCTTTAGCAGGGCTTTTGATTTATAGATCTTACTTCAGTAACAATGCAAGTGGATTGAATGCTACACAGGATATAAGTTCCATTAGAAACAATGTAAGCATGTATTAA